One Thermococcus sp. DNA window includes the following coding sequences:
- a CDS encoding DUF2284 domain-containing protein: MKVLWEKEVPAEKIVVSPRPVWKCRACPMYGKRPSCPPHAPDWREAKDWVGHYRRALLVKFQVDMARFEEEKRKALLYLLKREEELFKEGKLYVMALFPGSCNLCDDCPFEKGKACRMPTKVRPSVDAIGIEISSLVQINFSESVLYGIIMVE, translated from the coding sequence ATGAAGGTGCTCTGGGAGAAGGAAGTGCCGGCGGAGAAAATAGTGGTCTCACCCCGACCGGTGTGGAAGTGCCGGGCGTGTCCCATGTACGGCAAGAGGCCAAGCTGTCCTCCGCACGCTCCGGACTGGAGGGAAGCAAAGGACTGGGTCGGCCACTACAGGAGGGCCCTTTTGGTAAAGTTCCAAGTGGACATGGCACGCTTTGAGGAGGAAAAGAGAAAGGCCCTCCTTTATCTGCTCAAACGCGAGGAGGAACTCTTCAAGGAGGGAAAGCTCTACGTGATGGCACTCTTTCCCGGGAGTTGTAACCTCTGCGACGACTGTCCCTTCGAGAAAGGGAAGGCCTGCAGAATGCCAACCAAGGTCCGCCCGAGTGTTGATGCCATCGGGATAGAGATAAGCTCGCTCGTTCAAATCAACTTCTCGGAGAGTGTCCTCTACGGGATAATCATGGTGGAGTGA
- a CDS encoding cytochrome c biogenesis protein CcdA, with the protein MKGEIKALTIILASSFGISALALYLLGIPGFIPKFYALAMSDSINPCTFVIYTMLLIAISVREVSRRRLYVIGSAFILAVYISYFLLGVGLLYLGQYIPLWLAGVFAIGFGIYTMVTGILERSRIGDKAKIRRKIFSADATFIGSFLLGVIVSTTLLPCSAGSYLVYATIIAHGSRALAFFLLALYNLIFVLPLVVILLALGSVSESKRFSQAMVRHSAELSVIAGLLLVAIGVWVLLGG; encoded by the coding sequence ATGAAAGGCGAAATTAAGGCCTTAACAATTATTCTAGCCTCATCCTTTGGAATCAGTGCCTTAGCCCTGTACCTCCTCGGCATCCCGGGTTTCATTCCAAAGTTCTACGCACTGGCCATGAGTGACTCAATCAATCCCTGCACCTTCGTGATTTACACGATGCTTCTCATAGCAATATCTGTAAGGGAGGTATCACGGAGGAGGCTCTACGTAATAGGGTCAGCCTTCATACTGGCCGTTTACATCTCGTATTTTCTCCTCGGAGTCGGTCTTCTTTACCTCGGCCAGTACATCCCGCTCTGGCTCGCGGGAGTTTTTGCCATAGGCTTTGGAATATACACGATGGTAACGGGAATCCTTGAGCGTTCGAGGATTGGTGACAAGGCCAAAATAAGGAGGAAAATCTTCAGCGCCGATGCGACGTTTATCGGCTCTTTTCTGCTGGGAGTAATCGTATCGACAACCCTCCTACCGTGCTCCGCTGGGAGCTACCTGGTTTACGCCACCATAATAGCCCACGGAAGCAGGGCACTTGCATTCTTCCTGTTGGCGCTCTACAACCTGATATTCGTCCTGCCCCTCGTTGTGATACTCCTCGCCCTGGGTAGCGTTAGTGAGAGCAAACGCTTTTCTCAGGCGATGGTCAGGCACAGCGCTGAGCTTTCCGTCATTGCGGGACTCCTGCTCGTTGCGATTGGGGTATGGGTCTTATTGGGTGGCTAG
- a CDS encoding glutaredoxin, whose protein sequence is MKKAGMVLLLLVLVGFSAGCIGSSSNSTTSPTSTAPKEPQKQAYVDVNGTRIYLNEIHFYMYGLKTCPHCRHMHEWIPQEYGEKALTYYELVDNQTNMNLFNQLAQLTGITGVPAIAITYNGTLYAVIEGEFNVTATPEILATAIKNDGVLLFTGKTYLLSYKDPKARLVIKALYTIFVRHEPVNVQEILNELKGNSTANSTGNSTG, encoded by the coding sequence ATGAAAAAGGCAGGGATGGTTCTTCTACTGCTTGTCCTCGTTGGATTCTCGGCCGGCTGTATAGGGAGCTCCAGCAACTCCACCACGTCTCCGACCTCAACAGCCCCCAAGGAACCCCAAAAGCAGGCCTACGTTGACGTTAATGGCACGAGGATTTACCTGAACGAAATTCACTTCTACATGTACGGGCTTAAAACCTGTCCCCACTGCAGGCATATGCACGAGTGGATTCCCCAGGAATACGGCGAGAAGGCCCTGACCTACTACGAGCTCGTGGACAACCAAACCAACATGAACCTTTTCAATCAGCTCGCCCAGCTGACGGGCATAACGGGTGTTCCGGCCATAGCGATAACCTACAACGGAACACTCTACGCGGTCATTGAGGGCGAGTTCAACGTTACCGCAACGCCGGAAATCCTCGCTACGGCAATCAAGAACGACGGTGTGCTACTCTTCACGGGAAAGACGTACCTGCTCTCCTACAAGGACCCCAAGGCAAGGCTTGTCATAAAAGCGCTCTACACGATATTCGTCAGACACGAGCCCGTCAACGTTCAGGAGATACTCAACGAGCTGAAGGGGAACTCGACGGCTAATTCAACTGGCAACTCAACTGGATGA
- a CDS encoding PIN domain-containing protein, whose protein sequence is MKPAEVITKPELQVLLNVLAEKGELLVSYPLYGIPLLKARPSENGYTVEVIADRKTFNSRVPPRLSSELPTWSDFYECFISSGILKYDNVGEFLQNLELYQRLKKGVVFAPDTNLFYHRFISSFKPLDGYQIVVAEAVKKEIEDAMNYKYRHRQLEEIAREVLNAHLLKEFSNRRTKRSRKAAYIALKEFERLKPRIIIAESVSEVAHNNDEIIVKSLKRYDNMTPTLLVFLTADIAITDVAEMEGLEYFLFKYPREELGRHEVSAYQLRTLLFNLSAVFGVVELNGILIFGEFGGKANLDELKVVFEGENGIYHEFFFHLKLSRKLMEIMKG, encoded by the coding sequence ATGAAACCCGCTGAGGTCATCACGAAGCCCGAACTTCAGGTTCTCCTAAACGTCTTGGCTGAAAAGGGAGAGCTCCTCGTGAGCTATCCCCTCTACGGTATTCCACTCCTCAAAGCCCGGCCGAGCGAGAATGGCTACACCGTTGAGGTTATCGCAGATAGGAAGACCTTCAACTCCCGCGTTCCGCCGAGGCTATCCTCCGAGCTTCCGACGTGGAGCGACTTTTACGAGTGCTTCATCTCATCGGGAATACTAAAGTACGACAACGTTGGTGAGTTCCTCCAGAACCTTGAGCTTTATCAACGGCTTAAGAAGGGCGTTGTCTTTGCACCTGACACAAACCTCTTCTACCACCGCTTTATCTCCTCCTTCAAACCTCTCGACGGCTACCAAATTGTCGTTGCGGAGGCCGTTAAGAAGGAAATTGAGGACGCGATGAACTACAAGTACAGGCACAGGCAACTGGAAGAAATCGCGAGGGAGGTCCTTAACGCCCACCTCCTGAAGGAGTTCAGCAACAGACGGACAAAGAGGAGCAGGAAAGCGGCCTATATAGCGCTCAAAGAGTTTGAGAGGCTCAAGCCGAGGATAATAATAGCCGAGAGCGTTAGCGAGGTCGCTCACAACAACGACGAAATTATCGTGAAGTCGCTCAAAAGGTACGACAACATGACCCCGACTCTGCTCGTCTTCCTGACGGCAGACATAGCGATAACAGACGTTGCCGAAATGGAGGGCCTTGAGTATTTCCTCTTCAAGTATCCCCGGGAAGAACTGGGACGGCACGAGGTTTCCGCATACCAACTCAGAACATTGCTCTTCAACCTTTCAGCCGTTTTTGGGGTCGTTGAGCTCAACGGGATTCTGATTTTCGGCGAGTTCGGTGGCAAGGCAAACCTCGACGAGCTGAAGGTAGTCTTCGAGGGAGAAAACGGAATCTACCACGAGTTCTTCTTCCATCTCAAGCTGAGCAGGAAGCTGATGGAAATAATGAAGGGTTAG
- a CDS encoding DUF555 domain-containing protein produces MGDYLVVLEAPIIVRDVETSEDAINVAVSKVTKALNRENLDFVRVELGYSQCPVCGAHFESAFVIGNVGLVGIYLTLKVYNAQTIEHAERIAKAVVGKALKKVPLKVYEIRKLEEEDNDEIEL; encoded by the coding sequence ATGGGAGACTACCTAGTTGTCCTTGAGGCTCCAATCATTGTGCGGGACGTTGAAACGAGTGAAGACGCGATAAACGTCGCAGTGAGTAAAGTCACAAAGGCACTCAACAGGGAGAATCTTGATTTTGTTCGCGTTGAGCTCGGTTATTCCCAGTGCCCTGTTTGTGGTGCTCACTTTGAGAGCGCCTTCGTTATTGGAAACGTCGGGCTCGTCGGGATATACTTAACCCTAAAGGTTTACAATGCCCAGACAATAGAACACGCCGAAAGAATTGCCAAGGCTGTCGTTGGAAAGGCCCTCAAGAAAGTTCCCCTAAAGGTCTATGAGATTAGAAAGCTTGAAGAGGAAGACAATGATGAGATTGAACTCTAG
- a CDS encoding 7-carboxy-7-deazaguanine synthase QueE encodes MKLVMAEVFNSWQGEGGSVPGSAFGRRQIFVRFAGCDLNCLWCDSREYIDASRVSRWRYEVEPFTGKFGYKPNPASVDEVVEAILRLDTGDIHSISYTGGEPTLQVKPLKALMERMKNLGFDNFLETHGGLPELIKEVAPLTDYASVDIKDETAKATEDWRNLVLREVESIEILKKAGAKVYAKLVVTSGTKVENVRWYAGLLKGLVPLVIQPKEPIEISQERLMEFYREAARIMGKKNVGLSFQVHKYLNVL; translated from the coding sequence ATGAAGCTCGTAATGGCCGAGGTCTTCAACAGCTGGCAGGGTGAAGGGGGAAGCGTCCCGGGGAGCGCCTTTGGGAGAAGGCAGATTTTCGTCCGCTTTGCCGGTTGCGACCTTAACTGCCTCTGGTGCGACTCCCGCGAGTACATCGACGCCTCCCGCGTTTCACGCTGGCGCTACGAGGTTGAGCCCTTCACCGGGAAGTTTGGCTACAAACCCAATCCCGCGAGCGTTGATGAGGTGGTTGAGGCCATTCTCCGCCTCGATACCGGCGATATTCACTCGATAAGCTACACCGGCGGAGAGCCGACACTTCAGGTGAAGCCCCTCAAAGCCCTGATGGAGAGAATGAAAAACCTCGGCTTTGACAACTTCCTCGAAACACACGGAGGCCTTCCGGAGCTTATCAAAGAGGTTGCCCCGCTCACTGACTACGCGAGCGTGGACATAAAGGACGAGACAGCAAAGGCCACGGAAGACTGGAGAAACCTCGTCCTTAGAGAGGTGGAGAGCATCGAAATCCTTAAAAAAGCGGGTGCAAAGGTCTACGCCAAGCTCGTCGTTACCTCAGGGACAAAGGTTGAGAACGTCCGCTGGTACGCGGGTCTTTTGAAGGGCCTTGTCCCCTTGGTGATACAGCCCAAGGAGCCGATTGAGATAAGCCAGGAGAGGCTCATGGAGTTCTACCGCGAGGCCGCGCGGATAATGGGAAAAAAGAACGTCGGGCTAAGCTTTCAGGTTCACAAGTACCTCAACGTTCTCTAA
- a CDS encoding DUF357 domain-containing protein codes for MEREVTDEKLRKYFRITEEALERLEVAVHEKSLLHAVARDFLTMARSYFEDAKYYYEKGDYVTAFAALNYAHGFIDAGVRLGVFRGEDDRLFAFG; via the coding sequence GTGGAGCGCGAGGTAACCGATGAGAAGCTCCGGAAATATTTTAGAATCACGGAAGAAGCACTAGAGAGACTCGAAGTTGCCGTCCATGAGAAAAGCCTCTTGCACGCCGTTGCGCGGGATTTTCTAACGATGGCTAGGAGCTATTTTGAGGACGCCAAGTACTACTATGAGAAGGGCGACTACGTTACAGCGTTTGCAGCTTTGAACTACGCGCACGGCTTCATAGATGCCGGTGTGAGGCTCGGTGTATTTAGGGGTGAAGACGACAGGCTTTTTGCCTTCGGGTGA
- a CDS encoding RuvB-like helicase has translation MPAVIEEVAKVSFERVGMHSHIKGLGLDENGKAKFKADGMVGQIKAREAAGIAVELIKRGKLAGKGILLVGPTGSGKTAIAMGIARELGEDVPFVQIAGSEIYSAEVNKTEFLKQAMRRAIGVRISEERKVYEGEVKKIEIKRTRHPFNPYVEIPESVIITLRTRDDEKTIRAGREIAYQLMELGVEEGDVIQIDAETGKVSKVGTTKDEEGLFFKRKVSLPSGPVLKIKEFTYTVTLHDLDVANARGNIFGLLFSTGAEISDEVRRRVDETVKSWIEEGRATLVPGVLFIDEVHMLDIEAFSFLARAMESELAPILILATNRGRTKIRGTDIEAPHGIPIDMLDRLLIINTEPYKKEEIREIIKIRAKEEKIDVSEEAIEYLAELGEKTSLRYAVQLLAPASVLAKGGRVEREHVERAKEYFADLKRSIEFVEKLEGMLS, from the coding sequence TTGCCCGCTGTAATAGAGGAGGTTGCCAAGGTTTCCTTTGAGAGGGTTGGAATGCACTCCCACATAAAGGGACTCGGACTCGATGAAAACGGAAAGGCCAAGTTCAAGGCCGACGGAATGGTGGGACAGATAAAGGCCAGGGAAGCCGCTGGAATAGCCGTCGAGCTCATAAAGCGCGGAAAGCTTGCGGGCAAGGGAATCCTCCTCGTTGGACCAACGGGTAGCGGAAAGACCGCGATAGCGATGGGTATAGCGAGAGAACTCGGCGAAGACGTTCCCTTCGTCCAGATAGCGGGAAGCGAGATTTATTCCGCTGAAGTCAACAAGACCGAGTTCCTGAAACAGGCGATGAGAAGGGCCATAGGCGTTAGAATAAGCGAGGAGAGAAAGGTCTACGAGGGCGAGGTCAAGAAAATCGAAATCAAGAGGACGAGGCATCCCTTTAATCCTTACGTCGAAATCCCCGAGAGCGTGATAATAACCCTCCGCACCAGGGACGATGAAAAGACGATAAGAGCAGGCAGGGAGATAGCCTACCAGCTCATGGAGCTCGGCGTTGAGGAAGGCGACGTCATACAGATTGACGCAGAAACGGGCAAAGTCTCGAAGGTTGGAACAACGAAGGACGAGGAGGGGCTCTTCTTCAAGAGGAAGGTCAGCCTTCCGAGCGGTCCTGTGCTCAAGATAAAGGAGTTCACATACACCGTTACGCTCCACGATTTGGATGTCGCCAACGCCCGCGGAAACATCTTCGGCCTGCTCTTCAGCACCGGCGCGGAGATAAGCGATGAGGTAAGGAGGCGCGTTGATGAAACCGTCAAAAGCTGGATTGAGGAGGGCAGGGCCACGCTCGTCCCCGGAGTGCTCTTCATTGACGAGGTTCACATGCTCGACATAGAGGCCTTCTCGTTCCTCGCGAGGGCCATGGAGAGCGAGCTTGCACCGATTCTAATCCTCGCCACGAACCGCGGAAGGACAAAGATTAGGGGCACCGACATAGAGGCACCCCACGGCATACCCATTGACATGCTTGACAGGTTGCTCATAATAAACACAGAACCCTACAAGAAGGAGGAAATCAGGGAAATCATCAAGATTCGCGCCAAAGAGGAGAAGATAGACGTCAGCGAGGAGGCGATAGAGTATCTGGCCGAACTCGGTGAGAAAACAAGCCTGCGCTACGCCGTTCAGCTCCTCGCTCCAGCAAGCGTGCTGGCGAAGGGAGGAAGGGTTGAAAGGGAGCACGTTGAGAGGGCCAAGGAATACTTCGCTGACCTCAAGAGGAGCATCGAGTTCGTTGAAAAGCTTGAGGGCATGCTTAGCTGA
- a CDS encoding thioredoxin family protein: MDELEIIRRRKMLELMKRAGMIEVKPKRKVIIEVITAPECPYCPIAVQMARELEKKYEGVVARELSVATPEGQRKAMEHNILGTPTILIDNKVEFIGVPNFAEFERRVRKRLSLATQ, from the coding sequence ATAGACGAGCTGGAGATAATAAGGCGAAGGAAAATGCTCGAACTCATGAAGCGAGCTGGCATGATTGAAGTAAAGCCGAAGCGAAAAGTGATTATAGAAGTAATAACAGCACCGGAATGTCCCTACTGCCCGATAGCTGTTCAGATGGCGAGAGAACTTGAGAAAAAGTATGAAGGTGTTGTGGCGAGGGAACTGAGCGTTGCCACTCCTGAAGGCCAAAGGAAAGCCATGGAACACAACATCCTCGGAACGCCGACGATACTCATAGACAACAAAGTTGAATTTATCGGAGTCCCAAATTTCGCGGAATTCGAGAGGAGAGTTAGAAAAAGGCTGAGTCTAGCCACCCAATAA
- a CDS encoding YbhB/YbcL family Raf kinase inhibitor-like protein yields MRSMVPLVIALLLIGAGCIGGGEKMSAPKTLEVGSVFHNGSYIPAKFTCDGEDINPPIFIGNISERAKSLVIIVDDPDAPAGTFTHWIAWNIPPVGEIPEAVPKVGRVEKPIPMVQGRNDFGKIGYGGPCPPRGKPHHYHFKVYALDTTLNLPPGATRKELEKAMEGHVIQWGELVGLYERK; encoded by the coding sequence ATGAGGTCGATGGTTCCGCTGGTAATAGCGCTACTCCTAATCGGGGCCGGGTGTATAGGTGGGGGTGAGAAAATGAGCGCCCCGAAGACCCTTGAGGTGGGTTCCGTCTTCCATAACGGGAGCTACATCCCGGCCAAGTTCACCTGCGACGGGGAGGACATAAATCCGCCGATTTTCATAGGCAACATAAGTGAAAGGGCAAAAAGCCTCGTCATTATAGTTGACGACCCCGATGCTCCCGCTGGAACGTTCACCCACTGGATAGCATGGAACATACCTCCCGTTGGTGAGATTCCCGAGGCGGTTCCAAAGGTTGGAAGGGTGGAGAAGCCGATTCCCATGGTTCAGGGAAGGAACGACTTCGGGAAGATAGGCTACGGCGGTCCGTGTCCCCCGAGGGGAAAACCCCACCACTACCACTTCAAAGTTTACGCCCTCGATACCACCCTGAACCTCCCGCCGGGGGCAACGAGAAAAGAACTTGAAAAGGCAATGGAAGGGCACGTAATCCAGTGGGGAGAGCTCGTTGGTCTCTACGAGCGGAAATGA
- a CDS encoding zinc ribbon domain-containing protein, whose protein sequence is MVIIEVFKCEHCGAPLDVTPEDIIIVCPYCGYPNAYDKVFTEKNVFFVESLSKKEILRRFQERVQKDPDYRGIRGKIKVVKVEGYYVPLWLGIVEGRGNMRYIIYEKEGNNTKAVVKFKKFKMESLVCVPARRNVYDPAVEELALKFERYGYLSFKRIEDTLKYMMDVRPIGSLTPEKWESLELAFLNADFGKQYAKMALSDRASDVAKERRVPEDVELKFFKFEGDVKEIALVFYPLWKVYYDVEGGTYFVAYDGHYGKEVLAVEPVRLWRKIHYALVSLIGIAIAGFSLAIYGNFTYWEALVHAGKGGSVLFILPAIGTYFGFELARGYGKKVARDVRVER, encoded by the coding sequence GTGGTAATCATCGAAGTTTTCAAGTGTGAGCACTGCGGGGCGCCCCTCGACGTAACTCCGGAGGATATAATCATTGTCTGCCCCTACTGCGGTTACCCGAATGCATATGACAAGGTTTTCACGGAGAAAAACGTCTTCTTTGTGGAGAGCCTGTCCAAAAAGGAAATCCTACGCCGTTTTCAGGAGAGAGTTCAAAAAGACCCGGACTACAGGGGGATAAGGGGCAAGATAAAAGTTGTTAAGGTTGAGGGCTATTACGTTCCGCTCTGGCTGGGGATTGTCGAGGGCAGGGGAAACATGCGGTATATCATCTACGAAAAGGAGGGGAACAATACCAAAGCCGTTGTGAAGTTCAAAAAGTTTAAGATGGAGTCCCTCGTATGCGTCCCTGCCAGAAGAAACGTTTATGACCCGGCCGTTGAAGAGCTGGCCCTTAAGTTCGAGCGCTATGGTTACCTCTCCTTCAAGAGGATAGAGGACACGCTGAAGTACATGATGGACGTCAGGCCGATTGGCTCGCTGACGCCGGAGAAGTGGGAGAGCCTTGAGCTGGCGTTCTTAAACGCTGACTTTGGAAAGCAATACGCGAAGATGGCACTTTCCGATAGGGCCTCCGATGTAGCAAAAGAACGGCGCGTCCCTGAAGATGTTGAGCTAAAGTTCTTTAAATTTGAGGGGGATGTAAAAGAGATTGCCCTCGTTTTCTACCCCCTCTGGAAGGTCTACTACGACGTTGAAGGCGGCACGTACTTCGTCGCCTACGATGGTCACTATGGTAAAGAAGTTCTGGCGGTTGAACCCGTTAGGCTGTGGAGGAAAATCCACTACGCCCTTGTCTCATTAATTGGGATAGCAATTGCCGGCTTCTCTCTAGCCATTTACGGGAACTTTACCTACTGGGAAGCTTTGGTCCACGCCGGAAAGGGTGGAAGTGTCTTGTTCATCCTGCCGGCCATCGGGACTTACTTCGGATTTGAGCTGGCCAGGGGCTACGGAAAGAAAGTTGCAAGGGATGTGAGGGTGGAGAGATGA